Part of the Streptomyces sp. f51 genome is shown below.
GCGGAGCGAGCGCGGGACCGGCCTCGTACAGCTCCGAGGTGTCGTAGTCCCAAAACCAGTCCTCGCCCGGCTCGAAGCTCTGGATGATCGGGTGCCCGGTGCCCCGCGCGTGCGCCGTGGCGTGCTTGGCCGGGGAGTCGTCGCAGCAGCCGACGTGCCCGCACTGGGCGCAGCGCCGCAGATGGACCCACCAGCCGCCGGCGGCGTCGCACTCGGTGCAGCCGGTGCCGCTCGGCGGTACGGACGGGTCGATTCCGTTCGGTGTGGTCATGACGGCTCCTCGGAGGAATCCGCGGCGGTCAGGGGGAGACGCACCTGGAAGCGGGTGTCGCCGGGCACGGACTGCACCATCAGACTGCCGTGATGCTTGTTCACGACGATCCGCCAGGAGATGTCCAGGCCCAGACCGGTGCCCTCGCCCACCGGCTTGGTGGTGAAGAACGGGTCGAAGATGCGGTCGCGGATCTCCTCGGGCACGCCGGGGCCCGTGTC
Proteins encoded:
- a CDS encoding UBP-type zinc finger domain-containing protein, coding for MTTPNGIDPSVPPSGTGCTECDAAGGWWVHLRRCAQCGHVGCCDDSPAKHATAHARGTGHPIIQSFEPGEDWFWDYDTSELYEAGPALAPPVSHPLDQPAPGPAGRVPANWAETLR